From the genome of Cytophagales bacterium WSM2-2:
AGGTGAAAGAAAATCAGGCTAAAGGCGGCACACTCTTCAAGCCAGCGAATTAAGCACTGCTTTTAATCTCATCTGAACTGTTTCGGCTTTAAGTTCTGAGCGGAATTTCGTCAATCCTTTTTTGCCGGGTTACAGGTTTAATTGAGCAATGTTTGAATTGCACAGTTACTATCCGTACCCGTATGACACGAACAACTAGTCCCGATAGTTATCGGGACCATCAACGAATAACCAACAACAGATTAGAACTTAACCACCTCCCAGTACACTTTCTTAGGTTTCAAGTTCTGATCGAAGAGCAGGGGATAGTCTTTTCGTTCTTTCACGGGGAAGCTGTCGAGCCAACTGCTGCGGTCTGAAATATTCCAGAAGGTGACTCCGGTGATGGAGGCTTTGTATTTTCTGAAAAGCTCAAAGCACATCGCATATACTTCCATCTGCTTCTTTTCCTTTTCAGGGGAGAACGCAGTGTCGCTGTCTTCCGATTTTTGTTCGCGTGCATTGTGCTCTTTCGGATAGACCGAAATATCCAGTTCGGTGATTTGAAGTTTTAATTTCAGATCGGTAAAGCGTTTCAGTGTTTTCTCCAGTTGCGCTTTGGAAGGTTCGTTCACAGCCCAATGTCCTTGCAGACCTACACCATGAATGGGAACTCCCGCTTTCTGCAAGCCCTGCACCATCTTAATGATCTTCTCCCGCTTGACTGAATCTATTTCATTGTAGTCATTGTAAAAGAGTAGCGCGTCAGGATCGGCTTCATGTGCATATTGAAAAGCTTTCGCAACAAACTCTTCTCCACAGATATCAAACCATTTTGTTTTTCTGAAATACTCGTCACGTTTGTCAGAGATGACTTCGTTGACCACATCCCAGGCATAAATCTTTCCTTTGTAACGGGTGACCACTGCAGTGATGTGATCCTTCAGGCGCTTGAGCACTGTTTCCTTAGAGGAAGGTTTCCCATCGGCATCTTTGAAAAACCAATCGCCGGTTTGGTTATGCCAGCATAGCGTATGTCCACGCATCTTGAGTCCATTCGCTTGTGCGAAGTTTACAATCTCATCGGCAGGTGCCCAGTTGTACCGGTTTTCTTCCGGGTGAATTGGTCCCGGCTTCATCACGTTCTCTGGTGTAAGACTGTTGAACTGACTAAGGATCAACTTCGCTTCGTCACCTTTTAAAGATTGCGGAGTGACTGAAGCTCCCATAGGAAAATAGTTTTGATAATAATCTTTCAAACCTTTGCCTGGATCCTGGTCTTCATTTGAACTCAAGCGCAAAACCGTTGGGTAGGCGAGGAGCACTGCTCCCGCGACTGCCATGTAAATAAATTTGATTTTTAGTATCATTTTGTATTGATAAGGGTTGGAATGTGAATGCTTTCAGGTGGCCCAAGGTAGCTTGGCTTTAGACCACCGGCATCAATAATAATCTTTTGCAAGACAATTCCCGGATCAATCATCCAGTATTTCAGAATGTGTTTCCCAGGCTTTGTTATTTTCCACGTGGAGTTTATAGCACGCATATTGTCCTCTACTGACCTGGCCCATGTTTTCTGTGTTTCACTTCTGTGAATGTTAATCACCCGGGGAGTTTCATCATCCAGGGAGACGGCCAGTAATAATCCTTTGCTTCCATTGTAGTTCAGCGTAGGGCTTAGTTGTAACTGCACACGGATAGTCGCAGAGTCCACAAGTAATAAGTTGTATTCCAGGTGAGGGCTGTTGCCTCCAGGAGTTTGCACACTGGCAGTAACAGGAAACGGCACTACACCCGACAATGTCCTTCCATAGTCGGGGAGGATTTGCCACTGAACATCATTTGTTTTTACTGCTTTGTCAAAGTGCTCCGCCTCGATCGACAGGTAATGATCTGTTTCAATAAAACCTGTTTCCGTAACCTTTGTATTATTGATCTTACAAGCAATGCTTATTTTCTTTCCGCCGGGACCGCTAATCGTGACCATTGATTGAGAAAGACCGGAAGGAACCGATGACCAGTCGACTGATACGGTTATCCGCTCTTCATTCTTAATTGCTCCACTGGCCTTAGATAGCTTTATCCACTTCACATCTGCGGAAGCAGAGAAATTAAACTCTGATGGGCCGCGATTGAAAATTTCAAAGTAGTGTTCTGACTTTTGGTAAGAGTTGAATTCAGGGAGAACAGCCTGTGAAGTTGATGTCGGCCATGACTCGGTTAAGCCTTCAACAGCAATTCCCATTTCCGGTTCGTTTCCATTAACGATCTGTTTTACTTCTGGCATCAGCTGCTTCGGAGGATCTTGCCAGTAAGTGTAGCCGAAATGGATCTGGTTCATCATGTTGTTCCATTTTCCACCGGCAAGCGTCTTGTTATAGTAAGCTGACAGGAGTGAGTCCTCTTTGTACATTTTTTTTACTTTGTCCGCGAGCATATTTGTCAATACTCTTCCCTGGTCTGCATACAGTTTGTTCTTTCCGGTGGTGACGTAAATGTCGTAGAGATTGGCGCACGCTTTCACGGGATAGAGCACCAGTTGATAAAAAGCATCGCGTTGCGACTCCGGTATTTTTGAATAGATGTCATCCGCTCTTTTTTCCAAAGCGCGATAGTCAGCAACTACATTCTCTGCTTCATGATAGTTGACCTGGCTGAATGTCTCTGGACTTATCAATTCGGGTTTTCTCCGGCCGTTGTATTTCGTGTACTTGGAGATGATGTCTGCGATATCAGTTGCGTAAGCTTCTCCGAATTGCTCAGCACACCATTGGCGGGTATACTCTTCCAGGTTGTTCTGGTTCCATTTATTGGTGTCCCATGCATAGTCAAGAAAGAAGCTGATCGGAAACTCCATCGGCTTGAGGTCGCCTACATTCACGATCCAGATACGGTCTGCACCATACTCCTTTGCCATGTGCATTTGTTCCCACACTTTGGCAATGGGGTTAGTATTAAGCCACTTGTAGTTTCTTGGGTCGCCAACATAGTCGAAGTGATAGTAGATTCCATAACCACCTGGCCGGGCTTTGTCTTTGAGCGCAGGAAGTTTGCGGATATTGCCCCAGTTGTCGTCACAGAAGAGCAGCGTGACATCGTCAGGGACTCGCATGCCTTTGTCGTAGTAATCCTGAACCTCTTTGTAGATGGCCCACAACTGTGGAATTTGGGTAATGTTTTTCTTCGTGACATCAGCGATGATGCCACGCTGGTCTTTGACTATTTTTTCCAGCAATGCGGTCTTGGTGTCTTCCGACATCGCCATGTCACCGTCACCACGCATGGCTAGTGTTACGATGCTTTCGCGGTTGCCCATCCGCTCGATGCCTTCCCTCCAGAATTTTTGAAGTACAGCCGTGTTCGTTTCGTAGTTCCAGTCACCTGCTTTCAGTTTTCTCCATTCGGCATGGGCGCGCATCATTGGCTCATGGTGGGAGGTGCCCATCACAATTCCATATTCATCGGCAAGCTCAGGATTCAACGGGTCATCCGCATTGAATGCAGGCCACCACATCGCGGGCCACAGGTAATTTCCTTTGAGCCGCAACAGGAGTTCAAATATTTTTTCGTACAACTCGTGCTTGAAGCCTCCGTACTTCTCTACTGCCCAGCGTCCGAGTGAAGGTTCTTCGTCATTGAGAAAAATACCGCGGTACTTTACAGAAGGCTCACCTGAAACGTAACGCACCGATGAAACGAAGACGTTTTTATTTTTCTTTACGGGCACGTCTGCCCACCAATACCAGGGTGACACTCCGATTTGTTTTGAGAGATCGTAAATGCCAAAGATGGTGCCTCGCTTGTCGCTGCCCACAATAACCAAAGCGCGATCAACTTTTGGAAAAGGCTTTTCAACGGTTTGAATTAAAAAATCTTCCCACTTCCCTGTGAGAGATGAGACATCTATTTTCTTGCTCTGAATGAGTTGATCAATCAGCGGGTTCTTACCCAGTGTTCCAACGATGACTACTTCCTTTTCAGAAGGGCTCTTATCCGTAATTAATTGTGGCTCTGCCTCGGTGACAAGAGTGATGTCTGTCTTCAGGCTTTTTAAAGCCCGGATTACTCCGGGAAAATCAGAGCTGCTCGCATAGAGCGGAGATGATTTCCCTGAAGTAGACAAAGTAAAACTCCCTGACTTTTTTTGGAATGAGACGTAATTGCTTTGAGCCAAACTTTGTTGGCCAAGCAACAAAAGCCAAGCGAAAGAACAGATATTGAATGACATCCTATTCATAGTATCGAAGTTAGATCAATTTTATGGTTGCTATTATTAACATATTTCATGCGTTACTCACTTTACAATCTCGCTGGTTACAGAAACAATAGTGCTTTTCAGCGATCCGGATTTCGCAGTTAGCCTGATGATCCCAGGTTGTCCTTGTATTCCGCGGACAACCACCAGGCAAAGCCCATTAAATGCTTCGCGCGTATTTGATACAAACGAAACCATGCTGGTTGGGTCACCATTATCGGTTGATACTATTTCTCCCGGTCCATCAATACTAAACTCAATTGAATTATTCGAGCGCGGCACCACGATTCCATTAGCATCTGTTACTTGCACGGTTATGAAGGTCAAATCTTTTCCATCTGCTTTGATAACCTGGTGATCTGCTGTAGCGACTAGCTTCATTGGGTTACCTGAAGTTGTGATCGTACTTTCTGTCCATGGCTTGCCATTTTTGTAAGCAACTGCTTTTAGTTTACCTGGTTCATAGCGTACGCTATCCCAACGCAAACGATATTCATACGGGTTCTTTTTCTTACGGCCTAACGATTTACCATTCAGGAATAACTCAGCCTCGTTGCCGGAAGTGAAGATGTGTACGGGTGTAATCTCTCCAATGCGTTCTGGCCAATTCCAATGTGGCAGAATGTGAACCATTGGCAAGTCGGGAAGCCAGTGCGATTGGTATAAATAGAAACGGTCCTTTTTAAAACCTGCCAGGTCGATGATGCCACAATAGGAGCTCCGCGCATCGTAGTACGGTGTTGGTTCGCCTAGGTAGTCCCAGCCACACCAAACAAATTCTCCTGCTACGAAAGGATGTCGCTCAACGGAACTAAAAACCTTGTCAGTACTCGCGCCAAAGTCTACGGCATAAAGCTCATATGAACTGACCTGGTGAATGTTTGAGTCACCACCTCGTCCATCACGAACGATCGAGCTCGATTCTTTCGTCACCGGGAACAGATAGACTCCACGGCTACTGAAAGCAGAAGCAGTTTCAGTACTCAGAATTACCTTGCCAGGGAATTGTTTATGGAACGCATCGTATTGAGGTGTAGTACGAATGCGTTCGGTTCCTTCAAATTCCGGAGATTGACGAATTCCTTCGCCCTGGTAATTCAAACCTATAATGTCTACGACCTCGGGTAAGGCCATGTCGGGCTTTGCGTAGTTCATCGCTGACGTTGTCGGGCGAGTTGGGTCTTCTTCTTTTATAATGTCGTATAGTCGTTTGGCCACGGCACCTCCTGCTTCAGCGGTATATTGCTCACCCACCTCATTGCCAAAACTCCACATGATTACAGAAGGAGAGTTCCTGTCTCTTCGCACAAAAGAACGTGCATCAGGTTCAGACCATTCCGGGAATATCAGGTGAAAATCATGAGGCGTTTTCTTTCGTTCCCATGAATCAAATATTTCATCGATCACCAGGAATCCCATTCGGTCGGTTAGCTCAAGCAATTCCGGTGCAGGTGGATTGTGCGCCATACGAATAGCATTGCATCCCATTTCTCGAAGTATTTCCAACTGGCGTTCAGCAGCGCGTATATTGAATGCAGCACCCAATGAGCCCAGATCATGGTGTTGATTCACGCCTTTTATCTGGATGCGTTCTCCGTTAACGAATATTCCTTTGTCCGGATTAAACTCCAGTGACCGGATACCAAATTTTGTTTCATAGGTATCGATCGGTTTATTGTTTTGCATCAACGTTGTTACTGCAACATAAAGGTTAGGCTGCTGCGTAGGAGGGGGACCCCATAGTTTAGGGTTTTCAATAGATACGGAGCCGATGATTTTTTTGCTTTCACCTGCGGCAATCGTTGTGTTCAGGGTTGATGAATTGACAATTTCTTTTCCCGTGATGCTGCCTTTGGCATTTGCCAAATAGATTCGGGTTATTGCATTGATAATAGCCGTTGCCTTTGAGTCATTATCAACCGTAATCTCCAGGTCAACGGCAGCTGATTTTTTTGAAACGTTTTTAGTTGTGATATAAGTGCCCCACTGACCAACGTGAACAGGATTTGTTTTGGTTAACCAGACGTTGCGATAGATACCTCCACCGGGATACCAGCGGGCTGAATGGTTTGGATTGTCCAAACGGATGGCCAGTTGATTCACTCCGCCAGGAATCACATAAGGCGTAAGATCAAGTCGCCAGGAATTGTAACCATAAGGCCAACCTCCCACTAAATTACCATTCAACCAAACCATAGCATACGACATTGCACCATCGACATCGAGAAAGATAGATTTCCCGTTATCACTTGCCGGTATATCTAATTTTTTTCTGTACCACGCTACACCAGGACTGGGTAGTCGTCCCATTCCTCCACTTACTTCCGGATTCTTTACAGGCATAAATGGTCCTTTAATGGCCCAGTCGTGTGGCAGGTTTATTTTCTCCCACGTTCTGTCATCAAATTCATTTTTTACAAAACGAAAATTGCTTCCCGGGTTTCCTTCCGGACGAGCATGCCGGTTTAACTGATCTTTTATAAAACGATTTCCGGTTGGTAATATCCAGGGCCTAAGTACTTCCTGAGTAGCTTCTGCTTTTACAGCCTCTGTGGGTTTGGCATCGGCTACCCTGTTTTCAACATTGTCTGAAATCTTTGGGCGGACATCATAGATCAGGTTGTCTGCTTTTGTTGACGAATCGTATTTATAAAAATGCCAGCCTTCATTGATCGAAATACGCTGACGTATCAGACTTTCTGAAGAAGACTGCGCATTCACACTGATACTTAAAAGCAAGGTGAAGCATATTAATCCAAAATAGGTAAGCGCGGTTGAAGCAGATTTCATCATGAAACTCGAAATTCAGGCAGAGTAATTTACATCTTCAATTAATAACATAGTTTATCAGCACATAGCATGTCGGAAATAAATGAAGAGAGCGAATTGCTTCGCTCTCTTTCCTAACTAAAAACAAACCTAGAAGTAAACCCTAGTACCCTAGATTCTGCGGATAGGCAGGACCAACCGTTACCAGGTTTATTTCATCGAGTGGTATCGGACGAAGCATGTGCGTTGGTTTGATGTTCGTACCAGCTTCTATCGGGTTCCACGCAGCTACGCGAGAAACCAATGATTGTGTGCGAACGAGGTCGAGCCAACGTACAGACTCACCGAAAAATTCACGAGTACGTTCATCAAGGATGAAGTCTAAGGTGATCTGTGCAGGCAATGCTGTCAATGCAGCCTGAGCAGTGGTCAATGTTACACCGGCAGGGTAGGGATCTCCAACCATGGTAGCAGGTGTTGATGTCAAGCCAAACGCACCACCGGCAACATAGGCAGCACCTGTGCGATAGGCAGCTCTTTTCCTCACCACGTTGATCATGTCAGCTGCATTTTGCAATTGACCAAGTTTAAACGCTGCTTCAGCAGCAATAAGATAAACGTCTGAGAAACGAGCGATAACTACCGGCCTGGTTGAAGGGTCGTTTTGATTGACACGGCTTGGGTCAGCAAGCTTCTTCATGTAAGGATAGGCGGTATTGTTTTGCAAGCTTGGCGGAATAATAATGCCTTTGAAGTTTCTTGTTCCTGATTTCTGTGGAGCACCGACAACTTCATAATCCGGGAACCAAATGGCAGTATCCACTCCGCAGGTCAATTGACCGCGTGATCCGGTAACGCCAGGGCCGCTATAAACGCCACTCACGATTGAGTTACCATGGTTGGCATCTGTTCCGTTTTCCAACCATACGGTCTGGAAAGTTTTGAGGTAGCGTGAGTCGTTAGTTCTGTCCGCAAATGCCTGATCCAACAAATAACTTTTGCCAGAGTTAGGGCCTGATGTGAGTCGTGGCATGTTAGGTCTGATACGCGTAAAAGGCCGGCCAAACTGAACATCCCTGTTTAGCAATGTATTGCCCGCAGATGCCAGAAGCCCTGAGGCATTTACAGTTGAATTGACACCAACAACACTCACGAGGTTTGCAAGCCCCATCCATGGAGTGACATTGATACCAGCGCCACCGGCAGGTTGACCTGCAGCATAAGCGCCATATTTTACATCCGTACTGTGATCGCTTACGAAAAGTGTTTCTTTTCCGTAATCGTTAGCCGGCTTGAATGCGTCAGCATAATCCTGCCACAGGTCAAGACCATAAGTTGCTCTGTTATCGATCAGGTCTTTGGCAGTATTGTAAGCTAAAGTGAAATCGTTGCTGTTACCGGTAAGCCAGCCCCTGGTGAGGTACACTTTTGCCAACAGCCATTTGGCAGCGCCAGCAGTAGCAGCTTTGCCAAGGAAAGGTGCCGTAGGAGTGTTGGGCAAGTTGGTGATCGCATCATTCAGATCCTGTACGATCACATTATAGATGTCCGTTGCAGCGGCTGGAGCATCCGATTGTGTAGGTACAGTAATGAAAGTAGTATGCATCGGAATATTGCCGTAAGTCTGTACCAGGTAGAAGTAGAGGAAAGCTCTAAGGAACTGTGCTTGTCCCTGGTATGCTTTCACTGTGCTTGCATCCAGTCCGGCAGTAGGTGCATAGAGGAGTATTCCATTCAGTGAGTTGATGTCTGAATAAAAACCAAAGCCACCACCAAAATCACCTCCTGTAATACCGTTGTAATTAAATAAGCGCAGGTTACCTGCACTTCCTCCTGCAAGATGCTCATCCGTGCCAGCCATCTGGCTGATGGTGAACCCTTCGGTTCCCCACGCGCCACGAATGTCGCTATATACACCCGCGATACCGGCCAAAAGACCAGCCGGAGTACCGAATGCAGACGGAACTATATTTGATTGAGGTTTCTCTTTCAATAAATCTGTACAACTGTTGCTTATCAGCATCGTGGCCAGTAGGAGCGAGCAGCTGAATATTTTATTGTGTTTCATATTCTTTGTGATTTTAGAATTTGAGATTCAAGCCAAACAATATTTGTCTTGTTGACGGGACGTTGGCATTCACCGTGACAGCACGGCTTACGATTGCATTCGCACCTGAAGTTCCGGTAGAACTGATAGCCCCGCCAAAACCGTTTCCTTCAGGATCAGGCCCATAACCTTGCTGAACAAAAGGTGCCCAGATGACGAAAGGGTTAGTCGCCTGTACGTAGAACCGGAGTGATGTAATACCTGCTTTGCTTAACAAGGATGAAGGTACTTCATATCCCAAATTGATTGACCTGCACTTGATAAACGATCCATCGACATAGCCAAGGGTTGAAGCGTAGTATGCTACGCCTGTACCTGCATCAGGCTGAGGAAATGCATTCGTAGGATTAGTAGGTGTCCAGTAGTCAACCTTCAACTGGTTTTGACGGCTCTGATTGAAGAAACTGTATCCCGTAAAATTAGCACCACCGGGTTCGCTCGTTACATAAGGCACTACTACTTTCATTCCCATCCTTGCATAAATGCTGATGGAGAAATCGAAGCGCTTGTAGGTAACTTTATTAGTCATCCCGGCATCAAACTGGGGTTGGAAGTTTCCAATAATAGTGCGGTCATCGGGAGTGATTTTACCATCGGCCACACCATAATTTGCTGTGCCTGGATTTGCTCCAGCTGTATTCCAATCGAGTACTTTGATTTGACCAGGACGTTGTACCGGAGAAGTTTGTACGCTGAGGTCATCGCTGGTTTGCCAGATTCCTATTTTCTTATAGTCGTAAATCACCGTAAGAGGCTGTCCAACGAACCATCCATTGCCAACATCAAAACTTTGGCCCGGAGTGAGTGCAACAATTTTTTCCCTGTTGAAGAAATAGTTGAATTCAGTTGACCATGTAAGGCCAGATGAAGTCCTGACATTGACACTATTGATGCTCAACTCAATACCATTGCTTTGAGTTTTTCCTGCATTCTTCACAATTGATCCTCCACCGTTGGAAGCGGGCAGGGATACTGGCAATAGAATGTCGGAAGTTTCGCTACCGTAAACTTCGAAAGCACCTGTGATTCTGTTTTCAAGTACACCAAACTCCAATCCTATATTCCAGCCTTTTGTATTCTGCCATTTCAACGCATTGTTTGGCAAATTACTGATCGTGTATGCTCCTTGTTGGCCTGCAGTTCCCT
Proteins encoded in this window:
- a CDS encoding beta-galactosidase, which encodes MMKSASTALTYFGLICFTLLLSISVNAQSSSESLIRQRISINEGWHFYKYDSSTKADNLIYDVRPKISDNVENRVADAKPTEAVKAEATQEVLRPWILPTGNRFIKDQLNRHARPEGNPGSNFRFVKNEFDDRTWEKINLPHDWAIKGPFMPVKNPEVSGGMGRLPSPGVAWYRKKLDIPASDNGKSIFLDVDGAMSYAMVWLNGNLVGGWPYGYNSWRLDLTPYVIPGGVNQLAIRLDNPNHSARWYPGGGIYRNVWLTKTNPVHVGQWGTYITTKNVSKKSAAVDLEITVDNDSKATAIINAITRIYLANAKGSITGKEIVNSSTLNTTIAAGESKKIIGSVSIENPKLWGPPPTQQPNLYVAVTTLMQNNKPIDTYETKFGIRSLEFNPDKGIFVNGERIQIKGVNQHHDLGSLGAAFNIRAAERQLEILREMGCNAIRMAHNPPAPELLELTDRMGFLVIDEIFDSWERKKTPHDFHLIFPEWSEPDARSFVRRDRNSPSVIMWSFGNEVGEQYTAEAGGAVAKRLYDIIKEEDPTRPTTSAMNYAKPDMALPEVVDIIGLNYQGEGIRQSPEFEGTERIRTTPQYDAFHKQFPGKVILSTETASAFSSRGVYLFPVTKESSSIVRDGRGGDSNIHQVSSYELYAVDFGASTDKVFSSVERHPFVAGEFVWCGWDYLGEPTPYYDARSSYCGIIDLAGFKKDRFYLYQSHWLPDLPMVHILPHWNWPERIGEITPVHIFTSGNEAELFLNGKSLGRKKKNPYEYRLRWDSVRYEPGKLKAVAYKNGKPWTESTITTSGNPMKLVATADHQVIKADGKDLTFITVQVTDANGIVVPRSNNSIEFSIDGPGEIVSTDNGDPTSMVSFVSNTREAFNGLCLVVVRGIQGQPGIIRLTAKSGSLKSTIVSVTSEIVK
- a CDS encoding beta-xylanase translates to MILKIKFIYMAVAGAVLLAYPTVLRLSSNEDQDPGKGLKDYYQNYFPMGASVTPQSLKGDEAKLILSQFNSLTPENVMKPGPIHPEENRYNWAPADEIVNFAQANGLKMRGHTLCWHNQTGDWFFKDADGKPSSKETVLKRLKDHITAVVTRYKGKIYAWDVVNEVISDKRDEYFRKTKWFDICGEEFVAKAFQYAHEADPDALLFYNDYNEIDSVKREKIIKMVQGLQKAGVPIHGVGLQGHWAVNEPSKAQLEKTLKRFTDLKLKLQITELDISVYPKEHNAREQKSEDSDTAFSPEKEKKQMEVYAMCFELFRKYKASITGVTFWNISDRSSWLDSFPVKERKDYPLLFDQNLKPKKVYWEVVKF